In Tsuneonella dongtanensis, a single window of DNA contains:
- a CDS encoding GNAT family N-acetyltransferase has translation MVTPRDNSTLVAVSYHDTVNVLQAAGAPWEGPFDRAEWFELLADAGLPPLVARCGDATLMLTRANGRIEPMRNWYAFTWRARGDNPVLLAAVARSLRAHSHRVTLWPVPDEDGSATRLAAAFRTAGWHVAVDRCDHNHVMPVNGRSFSEYWAGRPGQMRTTLKRKAKKVAVEIHDRFDAVAWSEYEAIYAESWKPGEGDPDLLRAFAQAEGAAGRLRLGIARAEDQAVAAQFWTVENGTAYIHKLAHRESAKPLSAGTTLTAALFERVIDVDKVELVDFGTGDDPYKRDWMEVDRPRFRIDCLDPRQAAAWPALAKRALRVLAPGASAR, from the coding sequence ATGGTTACTCCGAGGGACAACAGCACTTTGGTCGCGGTCAGCTATCACGACACGGTTAACGTCTTGCAAGCCGCAGGTGCGCCTTGGGAGGGCCCGTTCGATCGCGCCGAGTGGTTCGAGCTGCTCGCCGATGCGGGATTGCCGCCGCTCGTGGCCCGATGCGGCGACGCCACGCTGATGCTGACCAGGGCGAACGGCCGGATCGAGCCGATGCGCAACTGGTACGCCTTCACGTGGCGTGCGCGCGGCGACAATCCGGTCCTGCTAGCCGCCGTTGCCCGATCGCTCCGCGCACATAGCCACCGCGTAACACTCTGGCCTGTGCCCGACGAGGACGGCAGCGCGACCCGGCTTGCAGCCGCCTTCCGCACCGCGGGCTGGCATGTCGCGGTCGACCGGTGCGACCACAACCACGTTATGCCCGTGAACGGGCGCAGCTTCTCGGAGTACTGGGCAGGACGGCCCGGCCAGATGCGCACCACCCTCAAGCGGAAGGCGAAGAAGGTCGCGGTCGAGATTCACGACCGATTCGACGCAGTCGCCTGGTCCGAATACGAGGCAATCTACGCGGAAAGCTGGAAGCCCGGGGAAGGCGATCCCGATCTTCTGCGCGCCTTCGCCCAGGCCGAGGGAGCGGCCGGTCGCTTGCGCCTCGGCATTGCCCGCGCCGAGGACCAAGCAGTCGCCGCGCAGTTCTGGACGGTCGAGAACGGCACAGCCTACATCCACAAGCTCGCACACCGCGAAAGCGCCAAACCGCTCTCGGCCGGAACGACGCTCACGGCGGCACTCTTCGAACGGGTCATCGACGTCGACAAGGTGGAGCTGGTCGATTTCGGCACCGGCGACGATCCATACAAGCGTGACTGGATGGAGGTCGATCGGCCGCGTTTCCGGATCGATTGCCTCGACCCTCGCCAAGCGGCGGCCTGGCCCGCCCTTGCCAAGCGCGCCCTGCGCGTGCTTGCACCCGGGGCATCCGCTCGCTAG
- a CDS encoding pyridoxal-dependent decarboxylase, exosortase A system-associated — protein sequence MKPLGPIPTGYESRDGELAIGGKTARELVAEAGGTPLFVYSKAHLDARMAELRAAMPERLAIHFAVKANPFRPVIEHMAGLVDGFDIASGGELAMVTDAGIDPALVSFAGPGKRDAELEAAIAAGVTLNCESENEARRALAIGSRLGAAPRIAIRVNPDFELRGSGMKMGGGAKPFGIDAERVPALAREVIAAGADWRGLHIFTGSQALDAEAIAETQGNVLDLADRLAREIGHGPLPKLNMGGGLGIPYFAGDAPVDLDYVGEELSRRFATLPETLETTQLCIELGRYLVGEAGVYLCEVVDRKVSHGETYLVTDGGLHHQLAASGNFGTVVRRNYPVAIATRFGVEADEEANVVGCLCTPLDRLADKAMLPRADVGDLVAVFCAGAYGASASPANFLGQGSAREMLV from the coding sequence GTGAAGCCGCTTGGGCCCATTCCGACGGGCTACGAGAGCCGCGACGGCGAACTCGCGATCGGAGGCAAGACCGCGCGGGAGCTGGTCGCCGAGGCCGGCGGCACGCCGCTGTTCGTCTATTCCAAGGCCCATCTCGATGCGCGGATGGCCGAACTGCGCGCGGCGATGCCCGAACGGCTGGCGATCCACTTCGCGGTAAAGGCCAACCCGTTTCGCCCGGTCATCGAGCACATGGCGGGCCTCGTCGACGGGTTCGACATCGCGTCCGGCGGCGAACTGGCGATGGTGACCGATGCCGGGATCGATCCCGCGCTGGTCAGCTTCGCGGGTCCGGGCAAGCGCGATGCGGAACTGGAAGCGGCGATTGCTGCGGGCGTCACCCTCAACTGCGAAAGCGAGAACGAGGCCCGCCGCGCGCTGGCCATCGGCAGCCGGCTCGGGGCGGCTCCGCGCATCGCGATCCGCGTCAACCCGGACTTCGAGCTGCGCGGCTCGGGCATGAAAATGGGCGGGGGCGCCAAGCCTTTCGGAATCGACGCGGAGCGGGTCCCCGCGCTGGCCCGCGAAGTGATCGCGGCGGGGGCCGACTGGCGCGGCCTGCACATCTTCACTGGCAGCCAGGCGCTCGATGCCGAGGCGATCGCAGAGACGCAGGGCAACGTCCTCGATCTCGCCGACCGGCTTGCGCGCGAGATCGGCCACGGCCCGCTGCCCAAGCTCAACATGGGCGGCGGCCTGGGTATTCCCTATTTCGCCGGCGATGCCCCCGTCGATCTTGATTACGTGGGCGAAGAGTTGTCGAGGAGGTTCGCCACGCTGCCCGAAACGCTCGAGACCACGCAGCTCTGTATCGAACTGGGCCGGTACCTCGTCGGCGAGGCGGGGGTTTACCTCTGCGAGGTCGTCGACCGGAAGGTAAGCCACGGCGAAACCTATCTCGTCACCGACGGCGGACTGCATCACCAGCTGGCCGCATCGGGCAATTTCGGCACCGTCGTGCGGCGGAACTACCCGGTCGCGATCGCCACCCGGTTTGGTGTTGAAGCTGACGAGGAAGCTAACGTCGTAGGGTGCCTGTGCACTCCGCTCGACCGGCTGGCCGACAAGGCCATGCTGCCGCGGGCCGACGTGGGCGATCTGGTCGCGGTCTTCTGTGCCGGCGCCTATGGCGCAAGCGCGTCCCCGGCGAATTTCCTCGGCCAGGGGTCGGCGCGCGAGATGCTGGTTTAA
- a CDS encoding acyl-CoA ligase (AMP-forming), exosortase A system-associated gives MPLTLDPRPRPLDHLAERGRGTAPALVLRGRTLNHEDLRTRVGQLAAWLTGRAAKGDRIASWAAKGESSCLLPLACARAGMVHVPINPLLKRMQVAHILSDSGAVLLIGTAARLASLVEGDVPEHCAVLAEEDLWAEVEAHDPLGPSEHDPDEIAAILYTSGSTGKAKGVVLSHANMWLGAVSVAHYLDMAADDVTLGVLPLSFDYGQNQLLSTWYAGGCVVPLDYLVARDVVKACAKHGVTTLAAVPPLWVQLTEIDWPEEATGSMRRLTNSGGALTEPLVRALRRTFPQARIFPMYGLTEAFRSTFLDPSLVDSHPTSMGKAIPFAEILVVGDHGDIAADGEEGELVHAGPLVALGYWNDEARTAERFKPAPRASSYGGMAVWSGDRVRREGDGLLYFVGRRDAMIKSAGNRISPQEVEDAAVATGMVAEAVAVGVSDPRLGQAVCLAVRPAGDFDEEGLRKALAAALPNFMQPRTIRPYAQMPRNPNGKLDRNALAAELAA, from the coding sequence ATGCCCCTTACGCTCGATCCCCGGCCCCGGCCGCTCGATCACCTTGCCGAAAGGGGCAGGGGGACCGCGCCGGCGCTGGTCTTGCGCGGCCGCACGCTTAACCATGAGGACTTAAGAACCCGTGTCGGTCAGCTTGCCGCGTGGCTGACGGGCCGCGCTGCAAAGGGCGATCGGATCGCGAGTTGGGCGGCCAAGGGCGAGTCGAGCTGCCTGCTGCCGCTCGCCTGTGCGCGGGCCGGGATGGTGCATGTCCCGATCAATCCGCTGCTCAAGCGGATGCAGGTCGCGCATATCCTGTCCGACAGCGGCGCGGTGCTGCTCATCGGAACAGCGGCGCGGCTCGCAAGTCTCGTCGAGGGCGATGTGCCCGAACACTGCGCCGTGCTCGCCGAAGAGGATTTGTGGGCAGAGGTCGAGGCTCACGATCCGCTCGGACCGTCGGAGCACGATCCCGACGAGATCGCCGCCATTCTCTACACCAGCGGATCGACCGGGAAGGCCAAGGGGGTGGTGCTGAGCCATGCGAACATGTGGCTCGGCGCGGTCAGCGTGGCGCATTACCTCGACATGGCGGCGGACGACGTAACGCTCGGCGTGCTGCCGCTGAGCTTCGACTATGGCCAGAACCAGCTCCTCAGCACGTGGTACGCCGGGGGATGTGTCGTCCCGCTCGACTACCTCGTCGCGCGCGACGTGGTGAAGGCGTGTGCGAAGCACGGGGTCACGACCCTTGCCGCCGTACCGCCCCTGTGGGTCCAACTAACCGAGATCGACTGGCCGGAAGAGGCGACCGGCTCGATGCGCCGCCTGACCAACAGCGGCGGCGCGCTGACCGAACCGCTGGTCCGGGCGCTCCGGCGCACCTTCCCGCAGGCACGCATTTTCCCGATGTACGGCCTGACGGAGGCGTTCCGCTCGACCTTTCTCGACCCGTCGCTGGTCGACAGCCACCCGACCTCGATGGGCAAGGCGATTCCCTTCGCCGAGATTCTCGTGGTGGGGGACCACGGCGACATCGCCGCCGACGGCGAGGAAGGCGAACTGGTCCACGCCGGCCCGTTGGTCGCGCTCGGCTACTGGAACGACGAGGCGCGCACGGCCGAGCGGTTCAAACCGGCTCCGCGGGCTTCGAGCTATGGCGGTATGGCCGTGTGGTCGGGCGACCGGGTGCGGCGCGAGGGCGACGGCCTGCTCTATTTCGTCGGGCGGCGCGACGCGATGATCAAGAGCGCGGGCAACCGCATCAGCCCGCAGGAGGTCGAGGATGCGGCTGTCGCCACCGGCATGGTCGCGGAAGCCGTAGCGGTCGGCGTGTCCGATCCGCGGCTCGGCCAGGCGGTGTGCCTTGCGGTGCGGCCCGCCGGCGATTTCGATGAGGAGGGCTTGCGCAAGGCGCTGGCAGCGGCTCTGCCGAACTTCATGCAGCCGCGCACCATCCGCCCATATGCCCAGATGCCGCGCAACCCGAATGGAAAGCTCGACCGCAACGCGCTCGCCGCGGAGCTGGCCGCGTGA
- a CDS encoding XrtA system polysaccharide deacetylase, with the protein MAVLTVPPRKIINGLSVDVEDWFQVGAFEDVISRGSWDRLPLRVSDNVLRVLDLFAEAEAKATFFTLGWVAQRNTELMRRIADAGHEIASHGWDHARVHTLDRAGFGADIAKARKVLEDITGVQVTGYRAPSFSIDQRTPWAYMELAEQGYAYSSSVAPVTHDHYGWRDAPRFAFNPLPWSDLVEIPVTTAMLGGKRVAAGGGGFFRVLPYAFSRWAIRQVNRTERRPAVFYFHPWEVDPDQPRVPNAPMRSKLRHYTNLDRMADKLRALVHEFDWGRMDMLAHREASRATSLAA; encoded by the coding sequence ATGGCGGTGCTGACCGTTCCTCCCCGCAAGATCATCAACGGCCTCTCGGTCGACGTCGAGGACTGGTTCCAGGTCGGCGCATTCGAGGACGTGATCTCGCGCGGCTCGTGGGACCGTCTGCCGCTGCGCGTGTCCGACAATGTCCTGCGGGTGCTCGACCTTTTCGCCGAGGCGGAAGCCAAAGCGACGTTCTTTACGCTGGGCTGGGTGGCGCAGCGCAACACGGAGCTCATGCGCCGGATCGCCGATGCGGGGCACGAGATCGCAAGCCATGGCTGGGATCACGCGCGGGTCCACACTCTCGACCGCGCCGGTTTCGGAGCCGATATCGCGAAGGCGCGCAAAGTCCTCGAGGACATTACCGGCGTGCAGGTGACCGGCTACCGGGCGCCGAGCTTCTCGATCGACCAGCGCACGCCATGGGCCTACATGGAGCTTGCCGAGCAGGGCTATGCCTACAGCTCATCGGTCGCACCCGTGACGCATGATCATTACGGCTGGCGCGACGCCCCCCGGTTCGCGTTCAATCCGCTGCCGTGGAGCGATCTGGTCGAGATCCCGGTGACCACGGCGATGCTCGGTGGCAAGCGCGTCGCCGCAGGCGGGGGCGGCTTTTTCCGCGTGCTACCCTATGCTTTCAGCCGCTGGGCGATCCGGCAGGTCAATCGCACCGAGCGTCGGCCGGCGGTGTTCTATTTTCATCCGTGGGAAGTCGACCCGGACCAGCCGCGCGTCCCGAATGCGCCGATGCGATCGAAGCTGCGGCATTACACCAACCTCGACCGCATGGCCGACAAGCTGCGCGCTCTGGTCCACGAGTTCGATTGGGGCCGGATGGACATGCTCGCGCACCGGGAGGCCTCGCGCGCGACGAGCCTTGCGGCATGA
- a CDS encoding preprotein translocase subunit YajC — protein MNRKLILLAGAATIVAMPAQAQEAQRGESRKTVRVDPYIEANQVFAAELSPGDDTVTYTQVAAGVDVSVQGRNNGGSASVRYERTFGYDDTVSDSSTLSGIARGYASVVPRALTVEAGALATRTRVDGNGGATLTAPRSDPSESRIYSIYAGPNLHTSAGDAEVNANYRFGYTRAEAPDAIVVAPGAARVDVFDESTVHSANAHVGLRPGAPLPVGIGVGGGVYQEDTSNLDSRVRDAHVRADVTVPLGPSLALVGGVGYEDVEISNRDAVRDAGGNPVIGADGRLVTDKAGPRQIAYDVSGLIWDVGVVWRPSSRTAAEAHVGKRYDSTTYYGSFAWAPDSRSSVNLSVYDGITGFGGQLTNALASLPTDFAAIRNPVTGDLDGCVSSVEGGNCLTGVLGSVRSAVFRGRGVAFNYSRQVGRMTGGFGAGYDRRKFIGAPGTVLAAANGVVDESYWIAASISGQLSARDSFTVNSRAQWFTSGFAGAGDATVLGAAAAYRRYLIEGLSANAAVSVDRLDSDAGPDLSTAAALLGLRYDF, from the coding sequence GTGAACCGCAAGCTCATCCTGCTGGCCGGGGCCGCGACGATTGTCGCCATGCCGGCGCAGGCGCAGGAAGCGCAGCGCGGCGAAAGCCGCAAGACCGTGCGCGTCGATCCCTACATCGAGGCGAACCAGGTCTTCGCGGCCGAGCTCTCTCCGGGCGACGATACGGTGACCTATACCCAGGTCGCGGCCGGGGTGGACGTGAGCGTCCAGGGCCGGAACAACGGCGGCTCGGCATCGGTCCGCTACGAGCGGACCTTCGGCTACGACGACACGGTCTCCGACAGCTCCACGCTCAGCGGTATCGCGCGCGGCTACGCGAGCGTGGTTCCGCGCGCGCTGACGGTCGAGGCCGGTGCATTGGCGACCCGCACGCGGGTCGACGGCAACGGCGGTGCGACGCTCACCGCGCCGCGATCCGATCCTTCCGAAAGCAGGATCTATTCGATCTATGCCGGACCCAACCTGCACACGAGCGCGGGCGACGCGGAAGTCAATGCGAACTACCGGTTCGGATACACCCGCGCCGAGGCACCGGACGCGATCGTGGTCGCCCCCGGCGCGGCGCGGGTCGACGTGTTCGACGAGAGCACCGTGCACAGTGCCAACGCGCATGTCGGCCTGCGGCCCGGCGCACCGCTTCCGGTCGGCATCGGCGTCGGCGGCGGGGTTTACCAGGAAGACACCTCCAACCTCGACAGCCGCGTGCGCGACGCGCATGTGCGCGCCGACGTCACCGTGCCACTCGGGCCGAGCCTCGCGCTTGTCGGCGGCGTGGGCTACGAGGATGTCGAGATATCCAACCGCGACGCGGTGCGCGATGCGGGCGGAAACCCGGTCATCGGCGCCGACGGGCGCCTCGTGACCGACAAGGCGGGGCCGCGGCAAATCGCCTACGACGTTTCGGGTCTCATCTGGGACGTCGGCGTCGTCTGGCGCCCATCGAGCCGCACCGCGGCCGAGGCGCATGTCGGCAAGCGTTACGATTCGACGACGTACTACGGCAGCTTCGCCTGGGCGCCGGACAGCCGCAGCTCGGTCAACCTGTCGGTATACGACGGGATCACCGGCTTCGGCGGCCAGCTCACCAACGCGCTCGCTTCCCTTCCGACCGACTTTGCCGCGATCCGCAACCCGGTGACGGGCGATCTCGACGGATGCGTCAGCAGTGTCGAGGGCGGCAATTGCCTGACCGGCGTGCTCGGTTCGGTCCGCTCGGCGGTGTTCCGCGGGCGGGGTGTCGCGTTCAACTACTCGCGGCAGGTGGGCCGGATGACCGGCGGCTTCGGCGCAGGCTACGATCGCCGCAAGTTCATCGGCGCGCCGGGCACGGTCCTTGCAGCCGCCAACGGCGTGGTCGACGAAAGCTACTGGATCGCCGCGAGCATCAGCGGACAGCTCAGCGCCCGCGACAGCTTCACGGTCAATTCGCGCGCGCAGTGGTTCACCAGCGGCTTTGCGGGCGCGGGCGACGCGACCGTGCTCGGCGCCGCCGCTGCCTATCGGCGCTACCTCATCGAAGGCTTGTCGGCGAACGCCGCGGTCAGCGTGGACCGCCTCGACAGCGATGCCGGCCCCGACCTTTCCACCGCCGCGGCCCTCCTTGGTCTGCGGTACGATTTCTGA
- a CDS encoding XrtA/PEP-CTERM system-associated ATPase, protein MFDDFYGLTARPFQLTPDPNFYFESITHRKALSYLGYGLAQGEGFIVITGEVGAGKSTLVAHLMRKIDPSQLTVGQIVTSNLDGEEMVHVAAQAFGIEVEAHDKAAALGAIEAFLQDEARAGRRCLLVVDESQNLSVEALEELRMLSNFQLGAHPLLQTLLLGQPEFKQVLAEHDQLEQLRQRVIAAHHLEAMEREEIEPYVTHRLQCVGWQGNPAFDQRVFAELHDATGGIPRRVNQVMSRLLLLGAVEQRTRIDSVMLSSIRKEMQDESAFPMAAPKPLARIEAAPAPGPIKHAFVPPPAPRARVEALLAERDAEIAELKQAVSELGQAPLEDRWSDRLSALEERVAEQDKAVRHVLSLLIDWLEGDAPRAAA, encoded by the coding sequence ATGTTCGACGATTTCTACGGTCTCACGGCCCGGCCATTCCAGCTGACGCCCGATCCGAATTTCTACTTCGAAAGCATCACGCACCGGAAGGCGCTGAGCTATCTCGGATACGGGCTCGCGCAAGGCGAGGGCTTCATCGTCATCACCGGCGAGGTGGGGGCGGGCAAATCCACCCTCGTCGCGCACCTCATGCGCAAGATCGACCCGAGCCAGCTGACCGTCGGACAGATCGTCACCAGCAACCTCGACGGCGAGGAAATGGTCCACGTCGCCGCGCAGGCGTTCGGCATCGAGGTGGAGGCGCACGACAAGGCGGCCGCCCTCGGCGCGATCGAGGCATTCCTGCAGGACGAGGCGCGCGCCGGTCGGCGCTGCCTGCTGGTGGTCGACGAATCGCAGAACCTCAGCGTCGAGGCGCTCGAGGAACTGCGGATGCTGTCGAACTTCCAGCTCGGCGCGCATCCGTTGCTCCAGACGTTGCTGCTGGGCCAGCCCGAGTTCAAGCAGGTGCTGGCCGAGCACGACCAGCTCGAACAGCTGCGCCAGCGCGTCATCGCCGCGCATCACCTCGAAGCGATGGAGCGTGAGGAGATCGAGCCGTACGTGACCCACCGCCTCCAGTGCGTGGGGTGGCAGGGCAACCCGGCGTTCGACCAGCGCGTGTTCGCCGAACTTCACGATGCGACCGGGGGCATACCCCGCCGCGTGAACCAGGTGATGAGCCGGCTCCTCCTGCTCGGCGCGGTCGAACAGCGCACGCGCATCGATTCGGTCATGCTGTCGTCGATCCGCAAGGAGATGCAGGACGAAAGCGCGTTCCCGATGGCCGCTCCCAAGCCGCTGGCCAGGATCGAGGCGGCGCCTGCGCCCGGCCCGATCAAGCACGCCTTCGTGCCGCCCCCCGCTCCGCGCGCCAGGGTCGAGGCTCTCCTAGCCGAGCGCGACGCAGAGATCGCCGAACTGAAGCAGGCGGTTTCCGAGCTCGGTCAGGCTCCGCTCGAAGATCGCTGGAGCGACCGACTTTCCGCGCTGGAGGAGCGGGTGGCGGAACAGGACAAGGCAGTGCGCCATGTCCTGTCGCTGCTGATCGACTGGCTCGAGGGCGACGCGCCGCGCGCTGCGGCCTGA
- a CDS encoding AAA family ATPase — MTDQSKIPLPGEPGSEGTRESSLLERASGAFGLDPFSPAKMPVRLDEPQMKRAKAVKRDEPEADAVEPVPVSMPAPEPSLPVSAPQRSIVAPTIVEQPVRFSGPRHTIDREVLLHNGVIVPDAATTALLEEFRIVKRQVIAAAQAAGDAAARRVLVCSPHPGEGKTFCAVNLAIAMAGERDGEVLLVDADFGKPSVLATLGLPTGPGLMDALANPAIKVEDLVIATDIPGLFVLPAGSQTHADSEFLASARTAEVLDRLTRGAPGRMVVFDSPPALAASPAAELAKHVGQALLVCRADRTGRSALEDAVQLLGACPDIKLLLNAAHFSPSGRKFGNYYGYGG, encoded by the coding sequence ATGACCGATCAGAGCAAGATTCCACTCCCCGGCGAACCCGGCAGCGAAGGCACTCGCGAAAGCTCGCTCCTCGAACGGGCCAGCGGCGCGTTCGGGCTCGACCCGTTCAGTCCGGCGAAGATGCCGGTTCGCCTCGACGAACCGCAGATGAAGCGCGCCAAGGCGGTGAAGCGCGATGAACCCGAGGCCGACGCTGTCGAACCGGTGCCAGTGTCGATGCCGGCGCCGGAGCCGAGCTTGCCGGTGTCCGCGCCGCAGCGAAGCATCGTCGCTCCCACGATCGTCGAACAGCCGGTGCGCTTTTCCGGGCCGCGCCACACGATCGACCGCGAGGTGCTCCTGCACAATGGCGTGATCGTCCCGGACGCCGCCACGACCGCGCTGCTGGAGGAATTCCGCATCGTGAAGCGGCAGGTGATCGCCGCGGCGCAGGCCGCGGGCGATGCAGCCGCGCGCCGCGTCCTCGTCTGCTCGCCTCATCCGGGCGAGGGCAAGACCTTCTGCGCGGTCAACCTGGCCATCGCGATGGCCGGCGAGCGCGACGGCGAGGTGCTCTTGGTGGATGCCGACTTCGGCAAGCCTTCGGTCCTTGCGACGCTCGGTCTCCCCACGGGGCCGGGCCTGATGGATGCACTCGCCAACCCGGCTATCAAGGTCGAGGATCTGGTGATCGCGACCGACATTCCGGGGCTGTTCGTGCTTCCGGCGGGCAGCCAGACCCATGCCGATAGCGAATTCCTCGCGAGTGCGCGCACTGCGGAAGTACTCGACCGCCTGACGCGCGGCGCGCCTGGGCGGATGGTCGTGTTCGACAGCCCGCCGGCGCTCGCCGCGTCGCCCGCGGCCGAACTTGCCAAGCACGTCGGGCAGGCACTGCTCGTCTGCCGGGCCGACCGCACCGGCCGCAGCGCGCTCGAGGATGCTGTCCAGCTTCTCGGCGCGTGCCCCGACATCAAGCTGCTGCTCAACGCGGCGCATTTCAGCCCGAGCGGACGCAAGTTCGGGAACTATTACGGGTACGGGGGGTAG
- a CDS encoding XrtA/PEP-CTERM system exopolysaccharide export protein: MLANLSTRFLASTALAALTLSGCATNGGGSQLPPASFVAMQEGPGEDYVIGPLDELTVSVWRNPELSADKIQVRPDGRITTPLVSDMPAVGKTPAMLSEDIRLQLSQYIEEPLVSVIVTNFAGTFSQQVRIIGATEKPASIPFRANMTVLDAMIAVGGLSEFAAGNKAKLIRFDKQVGRQREYGLRLGDLLKRGESEANVMLQPGDVIIIPESMF, from the coding sequence ATGCTTGCCAACCTTTCTACCCGTTTCCTCGCGAGCACCGCGCTCGCCGCGCTGACGCTCAGCGGATGCGCCACGAACGGCGGTGGCAGCCAGCTTCCGCCGGCCTCGTTCGTCGCCATGCAGGAAGGCCCGGGCGAGGATTACGTGATCGGCCCGCTCGACGAACTGACCGTCAGCGTGTGGCGCAATCCCGAACTGTCGGCTGACAAGATCCAGGTGCGGCCCGACGGGCGCATCACCACCCCGCTCGTCAGCGACATGCCTGCGGTCGGCAAGACCCCGGCGATGCTGTCGGAGGACATCCGTCTCCAGCTGTCGCAGTACATCGAGGAGCCGCTGGTCAGCGTGATCGTGACCAATTTCGCCGGCACGTTCAGCCAGCAGGTTCGCATCATCGGTGCGACCGAAAAGCCGGCGAGCATCCCCTTCCGCGCCAACATGACCGTTCTCGACGCGATGATTGCGGTCGGCGGCCTCAGCGAATTCGCCGCCGGCAACAAGGCCAAGCTGATCCGCTTCGACAAGCAGGTCGGCCGCCAGCGCGAATACGGGCTGCGCCTCGGCGACCTGCTCAAGCGCGGCGAGAGCGAGGCCAACGTCATGCTCCAGCCGGGCGACGTCATCATCATTCCCGAAAGCATGTTCTGA
- a CDS encoding XrtA system polysaccharide chain length determinant — MNEVFEELRAAAHSAWARRWLVLGVAWGVCMLGWIAVALIPNSYESKARIYVQLDDVLSDQLKIANGGADEIQRVKKTLAGAVNLEKVVRSTDLGKDIASQREMEKAVASLMEDVKVESVEDNLFTITAKVGKRKLSDAENARLAQTVVQKLIDIFREENIAGNRGEVADTVVFLDQQLEERKAELEAAEVKLSAFEAEHPELVGGSTAIAGRLSGTRQELRGVEADLAAAQSALAAISGQLAGTPRTLAGGGGDGSALGQAQAQLAGLQARGLTDSHPDIVALKRQITLLQRSGGGAAQAGTPNPAYSSLVSIKAEREANVQALLARKAALQAEISGAMADQASEPAVSAEANRISRDYEVLKKKYDELLQNREEMRLRGQVESERSSFKFDVVDPPTTPRQPASPNRPLLLFGVLLAGIAAGVGTAFGLTQLKSTFSTAAGLERALDLPVLGTISETLTERAKALQAKRMKLFYAGSGALAGLFVLLLGIEFLQRGMVA; from the coding sequence ATGAACGAGGTCTTCGAAGAACTGCGCGCGGCCGCCCATTCCGCCTGGGCCCGGCGCTGGCTCGTGCTCGGCGTCGCCTGGGGCGTATGCATGCTCGGCTGGATCGCCGTGGCGCTGATCCCGAATTCGTACGAATCGAAGGCGCGCATCTACGTCCAGCTCGACGACGTGCTGTCGGACCAGCTCAAGATCGCCAACGGCGGCGCGGACGAGATCCAGCGGGTCAAGAAGACGCTCGCGGGCGCGGTGAACCTCGAGAAAGTCGTGCGCAGCACCGATCTCGGCAAGGACATCGCCAGCCAGCGCGAGATGGAAAAGGCGGTCGCCAGCCTGATGGAGGACGTCAAGGTCGAGAGCGTCGAGGACAACCTGTTCACGATCACGGCCAAGGTCGGCAAGCGCAAGCTTTCGGACGCCGAGAATGCCCGGCTCGCGCAGACCGTCGTCCAGAAGCTGATCGACATATTCCGCGAAGAGAACATCGCCGGCAACCGCGGAGAGGTGGCCGACACGGTCGTGTTCCTCGACCAGCAGCTGGAGGAGCGGAAGGCCGAACTCGAGGCGGCGGAAGTGAAGCTGTCCGCCTTCGAAGCCGAGCATCCGGAACTCGTCGGCGGATCGACCGCGATCGCGGGGCGCCTTTCGGGCACGCGCCAGGAACTGCGCGGCGTGGAGGCCGACCTTGCCGCGGCGCAGAGCGCGCTGGCCGCGATCAGCGGGCAGCTCGCCGGTACGCCTCGCACGCTCGCGGGCGGCGGCGGCGACGGCAGTGCGCTCGGCCAGGCGCAGGCGCAACTTGCCGGACTGCAGGCGCGCGGACTGACCGACAGCCATCCCGACATCGTCGCGCTCAAGCGCCAGATCACGCTGCTCCAGCGCAGCGGGGGCGGTGCGGCGCAGGCGGGAACGCCGAACCCGGCCTACAGCTCGCTCGTTTCGATCAAGGCCGAGCGAGAAGCCAACGTGCAGGCGCTGCTCGCGCGCAAGGCCGCGCTGCAGGCAGAGATCAGCGGCGCGATGGCAGACCAGGCCAGCGAACCCGCAGTCTCGGCCGAAGCCAACCGCATCAGCCGCGATTATGAAGTCCTCAAGAAGAAATACGACGAGCTCCTCCAGAACCGCGAGGAGATGCGCCTGCGCGGGCAGGTCGAAAGCGAGCGTTCGAGCTTCAAGTTCGATGTCGTCGACCCGCCGACCACGCCGCGCCAGCCGGCCTCTCCCAATCGGCCGCTGCTGCTGTTCGGGGTGCTGCTTGCCGGGATAGCCGCGGGTGTCGGCACGGCATTCGGGCTGACCCAGCTCAAGTCGACGTTCTCGACCGCCGCGGGGCTCGAGCGTGCGCTCGACCTGCCGGTGCTGGGCACCATTTCCGAGACGCTGACCGAGCGCGCCAAGGCGTTGCAGGCCAAGCGGATGAAGTTGTTCTACGCCGGAAGCGGTGCGCTCGCCGGACTTTTCGTGCTCCTGCTGGGGATCGAGTTCCTCCAGCGCGGCATGGTCGCGTGA